In Hyphomicrobium denitrificans 1NES1, the genomic stretch GGGGACCGGCGAAGCGACGGGCGAGCGTCGCGCCGTTCTCGCTGCGGAGGAAGCCATCGCCAATCCGCTGCTTGACGACGTGACATTGCGTGGTGCGCGGGGTCTGCTGCTGTCGATCTCGGGCGGTCGCGACATGACCCTTTATGAAGTCGACGAGGCGGCGAGCCGTATTCGCCAGGAAGTCGATCCTGAGGCCAACATCATCGTCGGCGCCACGTTTGACGAGCAACTCGGAGATCGGCTTCGGGTGTCGATCGTCGCTTCCGGCATGAACCGCCCGAACGAGCAATTTGCGCCACAGCGTGCTCAGCAGCCTGGAATTGCTCCGAACCCAGCGATGGGTCCGGGCGGACGGAATGCTCACGCCGTGCCTTCCGCTGAAATTTCGGCGGTGCACAACAATGGTTCTGTGCCACCGCCTCCGGGAGATCTACAGCGTCGACTTGCGGAAGCGTTGCAACCGTCGGCACCAAGTGTCCAGAATTATTCTAATCCGGGCGACAGCGAATCACGTGCATCTCCGCGTGACAGTTGGATTGCACCAGGCAATGTGATGATCGAAGACGGACTCGAAAATTTCCCACCACTCACGGGAAATGCATTGTTACGAACGCCGCCGTTGCCGTCTTCCGGAGTCGGAGCGCCGTCGACGCATTCTTTCGAGCCGCAAGCGCCGACAGAATTTCAGCGTACGTCTCGTCGTCTTCCTGCTATCGAAGATTTTCCGCCGCAAGCTCAGAAAGAGTGGAACGCGCATCACGGTGCAATTGGCGGACGTGCAGAAACATCAGCAAAATCGGGCATTTTTGGACGATTGGCGAGTCTCAGCCGCGGAGTGAAATCTGCTCAGCATAAGGATTCTGCGCGGCCGCAGGATGGTGAGATCGAGGCCGAAGCGAAGCAGTTCATCGTCGGACGAGAGCGCCGCTGAACCGGCGCCTGCATCAGGACGACGAGAGCGTCAAGCCTAGTTGCTAAGACGTAACAGAGTGTAAGAAAGCGTGATTTGTCGGTGTTAAGCGAAGCAGTTAGCTTTTGTGCATCGACTTCTTGTGCT encodes the following:
- the ftsZ gene encoding cell division protein FtsZ gives rise to the protein MSIKLQLPTLVDMKPRLTVIGVGGAGCNAVNNMIAAGLQGVEFVVANTDAQSLAASSAEYRVQLGANLTEGLGAGSRPEIGEAAAEEAIAELRAHIAGSHMVFIAAGMGGGTGTGAATVIARAAREVGALTVGVVCKPFAFEGARRMRIAEAGVQSLRQHVDTLIVIPNQNLFRIANERTTFAEAFVLADQVLYSGVACIVELVLKEGLINLDFADVRTIMSNMGAAMMGTGEATGERRAVLAAEEAIANPLLDDVTLRGARGLLLSISGGRDMTLYEVDEAASRIRQEVDPEANIIVGATFDEQLGDRLRVSIVASGMNRPNEQFAPQRAQQPGIAPNPAMGPGGRNAHAVPSAEISAVHNNGSVPPPPGDLQRRLAEALQPSAPSVQNYSNPGDSESRASPRDSWIAPGNVMIEDGLENFPPLTGNALLRTPPLPSSGVGAPSTHSFEPQAPTEFQRTSRRLPAIEDFPPQAQKEWNAHHGAIGGRAETSAKSGIFGRLASLSRGVKSAQHKDSARPQDGEIEAEAKQFIVGRERR